From Anaerohalosphaera lusitana, one genomic window encodes:
- a CDS encoding Ig-like domain-containing protein, whose amino-acid sequence MDMKQRKAGSMLIVCACLVLACVFLVDPAQAILPDNLTVNVGDVTGDGQSDNAVLTKRSLRAPGYRVWSYDGLNYTQVAVPEVRTYRGYIDSDTDVMVNAWVDENNLIDINLNEGRHHTARLTDLSVDLSGPDGTADPGTGNVEVTRSVDRVSPTASGYVIPKYTMSKLRVGVDICNDMYVAKGSSIAAAVGLCEQRINDTDYFYARDMGLAWEITEVVVRVGGDPPSWKDFWAGNDGITPYNFNTKLRFKAPGGGGSAGRVYSATVDFPNSHSATLGSTSPYSRSLGHEVAHGLGVGHYSDVNDTMSGSESALGVGTIQKCIEELHLASEVSAPEIIYGAELAPYAMWDAANTTQDQSVTVDLFENDYDGNGDSISLTYVDSVSDEGGTISVVSGGTVTYTPPASYLGVDRFRYHVSDSGGLTNRTGVAKIYVRNSDLATHLILDETDGMTAHDFGPYQADGILGGDTTPFSTGSQTGVIGYALENLVDSSKNAYVQVDVGDPLTDSLSASCWVKFNTAPLSDAAILSKGGAVIRGRVDNIRGGWAISVDDGKFYFACKLQTDSEYEGHLADLKATSNVQTGVWYHLAMTMDRQNNLLRAWINNSEVTNTIAGTTIPDGLIENYYPLTLFNCSRDDASLACVLDDVRIYNKVLTPSEVSSLYAASDEIPAGAPNPASGITEWLVGAEQSWMPGKPSDYPEFDVYLGTSESAVTNATTVSAEYIGRQTATTLTPSTSPGTTYYWRIDEVKADSTVIPGYVWNFSTTNQNLFSPVLINPSMEDEVVEPANSVNDIEGWYDGDSYTATLWEGDPEVPATPYGDNWAQLGNDKWAYQQIGYYAENQTLDVSGLIGNKANATYRGIYVDIYVGGDPLGAADNTMLSTIGAVQITTSGLIKPSIAELETSEFNVQLSTGIGYTVGAPMWLEIRQEGAAGKGLFDNIEIIDPDANQPPAFDSDPITKSDATEYQAYSSSIANDASDPENDTLTFSKVSGPLWLTVAGDGTLSGTPDYPDTGQNIWTVRVTDSEGGIDDAQLEINVINTNDAPNAIDDEVSTTQDTEVVIGVLVNDDDYDNDPLTIDSFTQGSDGTVTDNLDGTLTYTPDAGFYGTDSFTYTVTDGNGGYGTATVDVTVNEVVPFLHWAFDEGTGSTAGDSSGNGNDGSISGATWTTQGRDGDALVFDGVQNNVLLSLTESTWSEFSVAFWARTDTVSQDLYSGLFNNNSSGNDFQIDLSGGSPSSYRYSGTTMTTVSTEWIHLAVTFDGAGSRMFVNGSFIGTQPDLTNVFGQIQVGVNRNGQNGFAGVIDDVLVYEAALSDQAIADLYNSYPPLTDTTAPAAPTGLDATAGDGSVDLDWADNSEGDLASYTVYRSTTSGSGYSAIAQGVSNSNYTDNTVTNDTTYYYVVTAVDTSSNESNTSSEVSATPQSQTTEMYVNSIVMGSRNAGPNYWGQATVHIKDDTGANVSGATVYGTWSGAYSGSVSGTTAADGTLFFETADKVKNGGTFTFTVTDVTVSGKTYNATLNVETSDSITVP is encoded by the coding sequence ATGGACATGAAACAGCGAAAAGCAGGTTCGATGCTGATCGTCTGCGCGTGCCTGGTGTTGGCATGTGTATTTCTGGTTGATCCGGCTCAGGCTATTCTGCCGGACAATCTAACGGTTAACGTCGGTGATGTGACGGGTGATGGACAAAGTGACAACGCGGTACTGACAAAACGTTCGCTTCGTGCGCCCGGCTATCGTGTGTGGTCTTATGACGGGTTGAATTACACACAGGTGGCTGTGCCGGAGGTCAGGACCTATCGCGGATACATAGATTCTGATACGGACGTTATGGTGAACGCATGGGTCGATGAGAACAATTTGATCGACATAAATCTTAATGAGGGACGTCATCATACAGCCAGACTGACGGACCTTTCAGTGGATCTGAGCGGTCCGGACGGAACTGCTGATCCGGGTACCGGCAATGTCGAGGTCACGCGATCTGTGGACCGTGTTTCCCCGACCGCGTCTGGATATGTGATCCCGAAATACACGATGAGCAAGCTGCGTGTAGGGGTGGATATTTGCAATGATATGTATGTAGCCAAGGGCAGCAGTATCGCGGCAGCGGTTGGTCTATGTGAGCAGCGGATCAATGATACAGATTACTTCTATGCCCGAGATATGGGATTGGCATGGGAGATCACGGAAGTCGTAGTGCGCGTAGGCGGTGACCCCCCAAGCTGGAAGGATTTCTGGGCAGGCAATGACGGTATCACGCCGTACAATTTCAATACTAAGCTGAGGTTCAAGGCACCCGGTGGGGGCGGATCGGCAGGCAGGGTTTATTCGGCCACGGTTGATTTTCCGAATTCGCATTCGGCGACGCTGGGATCTACATCACCCTATTCTCGATCGCTGGGACATGAAGTTGCACACGGGCTTGGTGTGGGTCACTACTCTGACGTCAATGATACAATGAGCGGTTCAGAATCCGCTCTTGGTGTCGGTACGATCCAGAAATGTATCGAGGAGCTTCATCTGGCATCCGAGGTTTCCGCACCGGAGATCATATACGGAGCTGAATTGGCACCGTACGCAATGTGGGACGCGGCGAATACGACTCAGGATCAGTCTGTGACAGTTGATCTGTTCGAGAATGATTATGATGGTAACGGTGACAGTATCAGCTTGACGTACGTAGACAGTGTTTCAGATGAAGGAGGGACGATCTCTGTAGTCTCAGGCGGCACAGTGACTTATACGCCTCCTGCAAGCTATTTGGGTGTTGATCGTTTCCGTTATCATGTTTCGGACAGCGGCGGTTTGACGAATCGTACCGGCGTAGCGAAGATATATGTGCGCAATAGTGATCTGGCGACTCATCTGATCCTCGATGAAACTGACGGCATGACTGCACATGACTTTGGACCCTATCAGGCCGACGGAATTCTCGGAGGCGACACAACACCATTCTCAACAGGTTCTCAGACCGGTGTTATTGGTTATGCGCTTGAAAATCTTGTTGATTCATCGAAGAATGCTTACGTGCAGGTAGATGTCGGCGATCCTTTAACGGACAGTCTCAGTGCGTCCTGCTGGGTCAAATTCAATACGGCGCCTCTCTCTGATGCTGCGATCCTGAGTAAGGGTGGAGCAGTGATCCGCGGACGTGTAGATAATATTCGTGGAGGCTGGGCCATAAGCGTGGATGACGGGAAGTTCTATTTTGCGTGTAAGCTTCAGACTGATTCGGAATATGAGGGGCATCTGGCGGATCTGAAAGCCACTTCGAATGTGCAGACAGGTGTATGGTACCATCTTGCTATGACGATGGATAGGCAGAACAATCTGCTGCGAGCATGGATAAACAACTCCGAGGTCACTAATACAATCGCCGGGACAACAATACCTGATGGTCTGATCGAAAACTACTATCCATTGACGCTGTTCAATTGCAGTCGCGATGATGCATCACTTGCCTGTGTTTTGGACGATGTGAGAATCTATAACAAGGTTTTGACTCCGAGTGAGGTTTCATCTCTTTACGCAGCCAGTGATGAAATACCTGCCGGTGCTCCTAATCCGGCAAGCGGTATAACTGAATGGCTGGTTGGTGCTGAACAGAGCTGGATGCCCGGCAAGCCAAGTGATTATCCTGAATTTGATGTTTACCTTGGCACGAGCGAGTCAGCGGTGACAAACGCGACGACGGTGTCGGCAGAGTATATCGGTCGCCAAACAGCTACGACTTTGACGCCTTCTACTTCACCGGGCACGACTTACTACTGGCGCATTGATGAGGTCAAGGCTGACAGTACGGTGATTCCTGGGTACGTCTGGAACTTCAGTACTACTAATCAGAATCTGTTCAGTCCTGTGCTTATCAATCCCAGCATGGAAGATGAGGTCGTAGAACCTGCAAATAGCGTTAATGACATTGAGGGCTGGTATGACGGAGACAGCTACACTGCAACATTGTGGGAAGGAGATCCGGAAGTTCCTGCGACACCATATGGAGATAACTGGGCTCAGCTCGGCAATGATAAATGGGCCTATCAGCAGATCGGGTATTATGCTGAGAATCAGACGCTTGATGTAAGCGGTCTGATCGGCAACAAGGCCAACGCAACTTACCGGGGTATCTATGTCGATATTTATGTTGGCGGTGATCCGCTTGGTGCGGCGGACAATACGATGCTTTCTACGATCGGTGCTGTCCAGATAACTACCTCGGGGTTGATCAAGCCTTCGATTGCAGAGCTTGAGACTTCGGAGTTCAATGTGCAGCTTAGCACGGGTATCGGGTATACTGTTGGTGCTCCGATGTGGCTTGAAATCCGTCAGGAAGGTGCGGCAGGCAAGGGCCTGTTTGACAACATAGAGATCATTGATCCGGATGCAAACCAGCCACCCGCATTTGACAGTGATCCTATAACCAAGTCAGATGCTACGGAGTATCAAGCTTACAGCAGTTCCATCGCCAACGATGCGAGTGATCCGGAGAACGATACGCTGACGTTCAGCAAGGTAAGTGGTCCGCTTTGGCTCACAGTTGCTGGCGACGGGACATTGTCTGGGACGCCGGACTATCCGGATACGGGCCAGAACATCTGGACAGTTCGTGTAACTGATTCTGAAGGCGGTATAGATGATGCTCAGCTTGAGATTAACGTGATTAACACCAATGACGCTCCTAATGCCATAGATGATGAGGTAAGTACGACTCAGGACACAGAAGTTGTCATTGGCGTGCTTGTCAACGATGATGACTATGACAATGATCCGTTGACCATCGATTCGTTTACGCAGGGAAGTGACGGAACGGTAACGGATAATCTTGACGGTACTTTAACTTATACTCCGGATGCTGGGTTCTATGGTACGGACAGCTTTACTTATACTGTTACGGATGGCAATGGCGGTTATGGTACTGCCACTGTCGATGTGACGGTAAATGAAGTAGTTCCTTTCTTGCACTGGGCCTTTGATGAGGGAACCGGTAGTACTGCGGGTGACAGCTCGGGTAATGGTAATGACGGCAGTATCTCAGGTGCGACATGGACAACTCAGGGACGTGATGGCGATGCACTTGTATTCGATGGTGTGCAGAACAATGTGCTATTGTCGCTGACGGAATCTACGTGGAGCGAATTCAGTGTTGCGTTCTGGGCTCGCACTGATACTGTTTCGCAGGACCTGTACAGCGGTTTGTTCAATAACAACAGCAGCGGCAATGATTTCCAGATCGATCTTTCCGGAGGTTCTCCCAGCAGCTATCGGTACAGCGGCACGACTATGACGACAGTCAGTACTGAATGGATTCATCTTGCTGTTACATTTGACGGCGCCGGTTCGCGAATGTTCGTAAACGGCTCATTTATTGGCACACAGCCCGATTTGACTAACGTGTTCGGTCAGATCCAGGTTGGTGTAAACCGTAATGGTCAGAACGGCTTTGCGGGCGTTATTGATGATGTGCTTGTTTATGAAGCCGCGTTGAGCGATCAGGCGATAGCTGATCTGTACAATTCTTATCCGCCTTTGACGGATACGACCGCACCGGCGGCGCCGACTGGTCTTGATGCGACGGCTGGTGACGGTTCGGTTGATCTTGACTGGGCTGATAACAGCGAAGGCGATCTGGCGAGCTATACCGTTTATCGTAGCACTACAAGCGGCAGCGGCTACTCCGCGATAGCACAGGGCGTTTCAAACAGCAACTACACTGACAACACTGTGACCAACGACACAACTTACTACTATGTCGTGACGGCGGTTGACACGTCCAGCAATGAGTCGAATACGTCGAGCGAGGTTTCTGCTACGCCGCAGAGTCAGACGACCGAGATGTATGTCAACTCGATCGTGATGGGTTCTCGGAACGCAGGGCCCAACTACTGGGGTCAGGCAACGGTTCACATCAAGGACGACACGGGTGCGAACGTAAGCGGCGCGACTGTTTACGGCACATGGTCGGGTGCGTACAGCGGCAGTGTGAGCGGTACGACGGCAGCGGACGGCACTTTGTTCTTCGAGACGGCCGACAAGGTCAAGAACGGCGGAACGTTTACGTTCACCGTGACGGACGTGACGGTCAGCGGCAAGACTTACAATGCAACGCTGAATGTTGAGACCTCGGATTCTATCACTGTGCCTTAG
- a CDS encoding metallophosphoesterase: MHYKNITRRTFLRTTAAGVLASALPGCTSRTLTRPNTPAVSFGICADVHKDLVPDADQHLAEFITEANKRNVDFVIQLGDFCRPYDKNKKFLDIYHSFQGPAYHVLGNHDTDGGFTREQTLAFWNSPAKYYSFDCNGVHFVVLDGNDIKPNRAPGYPRYIGPEQQDWLARDLAATNLPTITFSHQSLNASDDHIENAAELRAILELANKPKRKILASFNGHEHADYVETINGIHYVNINSTSYQWLGGSYQAKRFSPEIEKEYPYISYTAPYRESIYAFVTIHPDHSIRIEGKTTEFIPPTPADLNHPNANTKRSTPKISNRTLT; this comes from the coding sequence ATGCATTACAAAAACATAACCCGTAGAACGTTCCTCCGAACCACCGCCGCAGGCGTTCTAGCATCCGCCCTCCCAGGCTGCACCAGCCGGACACTCACCAGGCCGAATACGCCTGCCGTAAGCTTCGGCATATGCGCCGACGTCCACAAGGATCTCGTCCCCGACGCCGACCAGCATCTAGCCGAATTCATAACCGAAGCCAACAAACGCAACGTCGACTTCGTCATACAGCTCGGCGACTTCTGCCGACCCTACGACAAGAACAAAAAATTCCTCGACATTTACCACTCATTCCAGGGCCCCGCCTACCACGTCCTTGGCAACCACGACACCGACGGCGGATTCACCCGAGAACAAACCCTCGCTTTCTGGAACTCCCCCGCAAAATACTACTCCTTCGACTGCAACGGCGTCCACTTCGTCGTCCTGGACGGCAACGACATAAAACCAAACCGCGCACCAGGCTACCCACGCTACATCGGCCCCGAACAGCAAGACTGGCTCGCCCGTGACCTCGCCGCCACAAACCTGCCCACCATCACCTTCTCACACCAGAGCCTCAACGCCTCAGATGACCACATCGAAAACGCCGCCGAACTACGCGCCATCCTGGAACTCGCCAACAAACCAAAACGAAAGATCCTCGCCTCGTTCAACGGCCACGAACACGCCGACTACGTCGAAACCATCAACGGCATCCACTACGTAAACATCAACTCCACCTCATACCAGTGGCTCGGCGGCAGCTACCAGGCAAAACGCTTCTCCCCCGAGATCGAAAAAGAATACCCCTACATCAGCTATACCGCCCCATACCGCGAAAGCATCTACGCCTTCGTAACCATCCACCCCGACCACTCCATCCGCATCGAAGGCAAAACAACCGAGTTCATCCCACCAACCCCAGCCGATCTCAACCACCCAAACGCAAACACAAAAAGATCCACCCCAAAAATCTCAAACAGAACCCTCACCTGA
- a CDS encoding TrkH family potassium uptake protein, which produces MKITYKNKTLEWALIALTAVTAAAVVASFVLHYGFREPMIPTRIVNIIHITALLAFLTEKILRLHNAASKREYLRANFFEVPLLVALLIAVLGAGRWFALENPNHVRTLALSIYLVCQVIAKACRGSVNVASSGKNPTIALIAIFVILILAGAGILMLPRSYNSAEMSFTDSVFTATSATCVTGLIVKDTGSDFTLMGQITILTLIQLGGLGIVIFGAVIALLLGQALTVRESVAMRDLLNAQTLGRIGNIIAFIFAFTLIIEAIGAASLFHLWQPVPGHNENIHQQWFYSIFHSISAFCNAGFSLSRTSLIPYANNPAVHLVIAPLIILGGLGFTVLYNIFDVAADRIKHLYLRIREPNNMFRSQLPKRISLQTKIVLTTSLALIIAGAVLILVLENNGPQSHTHALAPDAPHSLLPKTLSALFQSVTARTAGFNTVDIANLTPASKTTLIILMLIGGSPGSTAGGIKTVTFALLLGVLYANFRKRSEVEIFKRSISITIIGRAITVTMVFAIVLITAVLALSITESHSTFTQSDINFEAASALGTVGLSTGITADLSTAGKWIIIALMLIGRLGPLTLLTAMTFNIRPRRYNYPTEPVIVG; this is translated from the coding sequence ATGAAAATAACCTACAAAAACAAAACGCTCGAATGGGCCCTCATCGCCCTCACCGCCGTCACGGCCGCAGCCGTCGTCGCGTCCTTCGTGCTGCACTACGGCTTCCGCGAGCCCATGATCCCCACCCGCATCGTCAACATAATCCACATCACGGCCTTGCTCGCCTTCCTCACCGAAAAAATCCTCCGCCTCCACAACGCAGCCTCAAAACGCGAATACCTCCGCGCCAATTTCTTCGAGGTCCCCCTCCTCGTCGCCCTGCTCATCGCAGTCCTCGGCGCGGGCCGCTGGTTCGCCCTCGAAAATCCCAACCACGTCCGCACCCTCGCCCTGAGCATCTACCTCGTCTGCCAGGTCATCGCAAAGGCCTGCCGCGGCTCCGTCAACGTCGCCTCCTCCGGCAAAAACCCCACCATCGCACTCATTGCGATCTTCGTCATCCTCATCCTCGCCGGCGCAGGCATCCTCATGCTCCCCCGTTCATACAACTCCGCCGAAATGTCCTTCACCGACTCCGTCTTCACCGCGACCAGCGCCACCTGCGTCACAGGCCTCATCGTCAAGGACACAGGCTCCGACTTCACCCTCATGGGCCAGATCACCATCCTCACCCTCATCCAACTGGGCGGCCTGGGCATCGTCATCTTCGGCGCAGTCATCGCCCTCCTCCTAGGCCAGGCACTCACCGTCCGAGAATCCGTCGCAATGCGCGACCTGCTCAACGCACAAACACTCGGCCGCATCGGCAACATCATCGCATTCATCTTCGCCTTCACCCTCATCATCGAAGCAATCGGCGCAGCCTCGCTCTTCCACCTCTGGCAGCCAGTCCCCGGCCATAACGAAAACATCCACCAGCAATGGTTCTACAGCATCTTCCACTCGATCAGCGCATTCTGCAACGCCGGCTTCTCACTCAGCCGAACCTCGCTCATCCCATACGCCAACAACCCCGCCGTCCACCTCGTCATCGCCCCGCTTATCATCCTCGGCGGCCTCGGCTTCACCGTCCTCTACAACATATTCGACGTCGCCGCCGACAGAATAAAACACCTCTACCTCCGCATACGCGAACCCAACAACATGTTCCGCTCCCAGCTCCCAAAACGAATAAGCCTCCAGACAAAGATCGTCCTCACCACCAGCCTCGCCCTCATCATCGCAGGCGCCGTCCTCATCCTCGTCCTCGAAAACAACGGCCCCCAATCCCACACCCATGCACTCGCACCCGACGCCCCGCACTCACTCCTGCCCAAAACCCTATCCGCACTCTTCCAGTCCGTAACCGCCCGCACCGCAGGCTTCAACACCGTAGACATCGCCAACCTCACCCCCGCAAGCAAAACAACCCTCATCATCCTCATGCTCATCGGCGGCTCACCCGGCTCCACAGCAGGCGGAATCAAAACCGTCACCTTCGCCCTCCTCCTCGGCGTCCTCTACGCAAACTTCCGCAAACGCAGCGAAGTCGAAATATTCAAACGCTCCATCAGCATCACCATCATCGGCCGAGCCATCACCGTCACAATGGTCTTCGCCATCGTCCTGATCACCGCCGTCCTCGCCCTCTCCATAACCGAAAGCCACTCCACCTTCACACAAAGCGACATCAACTTCGAAGCCGCCTCCGCACTCGGCACCGTGGGCCTCTCCACCGGCATCACAGCGGACCTCTCCACCGCCGGAAAATGGATCATCATCGCCCTGATGCTCATAGGCCGCCTAGGCCCACTCACCCTCCTCACCGCAATGACCTTCAACATCCGCCCAAGACGCTACAACTACCCCACAGAACCGGTTATAGTCGGCTAA
- a CDS encoding potassium channel family protein — protein sequence MKRYAVIGLGRFGSKLAVSLAMSGAEVIAIDKERNIIDTIQDQVSHAVRLDSTDEDALRAQGINKCDTAIVGMAESGKAFESAVLTVVNLKNLGVPQIIARAQTLTAGQVFTAVGANEVVYPEIETAQRWAYRLLAPHIGEKIDFAPGYSMASVDAPPSFQGKSIMDLQLRQKYNVNLVAIKRSEDETAKKPEKSSIINVPLPDTIVKPGDTLMVAGSESDLAKLPQE from the coding sequence ATGAAACGCTACGCAGTCATAGGACTAGGCCGCTTTGGCAGCAAACTCGCCGTATCCCTCGCAATGAGCGGCGCCGAAGTGATCGCCATCGACAAGGAACGCAACATCATTGACACGATCCAGGACCAGGTCTCGCACGCCGTACGCCTCGACTCCACCGACGAAGACGCTCTCAGGGCCCAGGGCATCAACAAATGTGACACCGCCATCGTAGGCATGGCCGAAAGCGGCAAAGCATTCGAATCCGCCGTCCTCACCGTCGTAAACCTCAAAAACCTCGGCGTACCCCAGATCATCGCCCGTGCCCAAACCCTAACCGCTGGCCAGGTATTCACCGCCGTCGGCGCCAACGAAGTCGTATACCCCGAGATCGAAACCGCCCAGCGATGGGCATATCGCCTCCTCGCCCCCCACATCGGCGAAAAGATCGACTTCGCGCCCGGCTACTCCATGGCCAGCGTCGACGCACCCCCGAGCTTCCAGGGCAAATCCATCATGGACCTCCAGCTCCGACAGAAATACAACGTAAACCTCGTCGCCATCAAACGCAGCGAAGATGAAACCGCCAAAAAGCCGGAAAAATCTTCCATAATAAACGTCCCCCTACCCGATACCATCGTAAAACCGGGCGACACCCTCATGGTCGCAGGCTCAGAATCAGACCTCGCAAAACTCCCCCAGGAATGA
- a CDS encoding HAD hydrolase family protein: MTADKQKSAPVYISDLDGTLLRDDASLSNYARDTLRKLLRAGVNFTVASARAASSIRYIMKDLPLSLPVIEINGAFITEFATGRHLVINQMPTDLVQDIYRLILRYNCRPFLTTTTGDADHLYYDTIANDGMLWYYENRHKARDHRLQQTDRLQSCFTEHVVGLTVINTGPQLRNLAQHLLDEYKNRLEMHFFENPYSPPWHWLTIHDKTACKSRAIPELLEYANLDPAQLTVFGDNLNDANMFRTAPRAVAVENATDQIKSLATQVIGPNSDDAVIKFINQETNLNF, from the coding sequence ATGACCGCAGACAAACAAAAATCAGCCCCCGTTTACATCTCCGACCTCGACGGTACGCTCCTCCGCGACGACGCCTCCCTCTCCAACTACGCACGCGACACCCTCCGCAAACTCCTCCGCGCAGGCGTAAACTTCACAGTAGCAAGCGCCCGCGCCGCAAGCTCCATCCGCTATATAATGAAAGATCTCCCCCTCTCCCTGCCCGTCATCGAAATTAACGGCGCATTCATCACCGAATTCGCCACAGGCCGACACCTCGTCATAAACCAGATGCCCACCGACCTCGTCCAGGACATATACCGCCTCATCCTCCGCTACAACTGCCGCCCCTTCCTCACCACTACCACAGGCGACGCCGACCATCTCTACTACGACACCATCGCAAACGACGGCATGCTCTGGTACTACGAAAACCGCCACAAGGCCCGTGACCACAGACTCCAGCAAACCGACCGCCTCCAGTCCTGCTTCACCGAACACGTAGTCGGCCTGACCGTCATAAACACCGGCCCCCAGCTCCGCAACCTCGCCCAGCACCTCCTCGACGAATACAAAAACCGCCTCGAAATGCACTTTTTCGAAAACCCTTACTCCCCGCCTTGGCACTGGCTCACAATTCACGACAAAACCGCTTGCAAATCCCGCGCCATCCCCGAACTCCTCGAATACGCAAACCTCGACCCCGCACAACTGACCGTCTTCGGCGACAACCTCAACGATGCGAACATGTTCCGCACAGCCCCCCGCGCCGTCGCCGTCGAAAACGCCACCGACCAGATAAAATCCCTCGCAACGCAGGTAATAGGCCCTAACTCAGATGACGCCGTGATAAAGTTCATCAACCAGGAAACAAACCTCAACTTCTGA